GCATCTTCACCTTAGGAAAAAAAACTTAATTTGATGAAAAGAAGTGCTCAGTCGCTTTGCTGAAATTACCAATCTCATCACATTCAAACCGTATGATTCTTTGCCAAAAAGAGTATCATATAAATTTTGGTCAAGCTCTTGTGTTGTGTTGTGCGTGTCAATGCAAGCTCTTGCTTGACTCAGTCTGTAACTCCTCTGCGCGCGCCTGCAGCTAGCACTAGGCCACGCTCCACGCGCTGCCCGGTCCTCGCGCTCGCCGAACACATGAATGAATGGCAATACAGATCGTGCATTGCATTCCAATCCATTCTCGTTCAATGCATGAGGGGCTCCACGGCCGCcctcatggcggcggcggcgctgctgctgtcgcCGGCGCTGCTAATGCTGCGGCTGGTGTCTCCGGCGGAGGCCCCGGACGCGTACGAGCAGGAGACCCGCCGGATGTTCGCGGAGTGGAAGGCCAAGTACAGGAAGACCTACAAAtacgccggcgaggaggagtgCCGGTACGCGGTGTTCAaggaggcccgccgccgcgtcgcccggGCCCACGCCGCCGGGGTGACCACATCCGGCCTCAGCGGCCACGCCAGTGAGGAGGTCTTCGTTGGGTACGGCGGCGGGCCCCGGATGGAGGAGCGAGCGTACGAGGAGGAGACCCGCCGGATCTTCGCGGGGTGGAAGGCCAGGCATGGCAAGGCCTACAGagacgccggcgaggaggagtgCCGGTACAATTTGTTCAAGGCCAAtcgccgcgtcgtcgtcgggctcaacgccgccgcagccgacgGGGAAACTTCCCCGGCGGCGTACGGCCTCAACCAATTCGGCGACCTCACCAACGAGGAGGTCCGCGAATcctgcggcgggcgcggcggggagATGATGGGAAAGCTCAGCGCCAGGTGCCGGGCCGCCGTCGCAGGGGACACCATCCATGAGCTGATTCGGTCCCAGCTGAGGTAACCATTGCATCGTGATGCATGGTTTTAGTTTCTTTATCattgtttcttctttctttggggTATAAAAGGAAGAAATTGTCACGTGTAGTTGATTGTACACACACCATTTGCAACAAATTAAATGGGGATTTTGGATTTTGTATATCCCGCTCCAACGTACTAGTTCTGAAATTATGGATTCTTTTGGTCAACCGCAGTAGTTTCGGTGTATATCCACTAGAAATATAGGCGCAGCATTGCCGCACCAGTTAGATTATATTGGACCACCTTTAATTTGTTTGCCAGATCACTGGGAGGAGATTTTATAATGGTGTAGGCACCGATTTTTCATGACCTTCTTGTGTCCTAAGGGAGTAATTTTACGTGTACtgacaaataatatttatacAATTGATAAATAATTACTCCTAGATATCTCCATATACACAGATATTTTCTACTGGAGTAATTTCAGATGTACAAACAAGTAATATTTATGAAATGAAGAAATAATTATTTCTAGATAACTTCGTATACACAGATGAACAAATTTGACTACACTCTTTCCAAGAACAAAAGAAAGCGAAAAAACATCTATGCACCCATCTAGCCCAACATCCTTCTAGCTCGCACCTTCTCCACCAGAATATGCAAGGTTATCTGCACAacattagaaaaaaaatattagagTGCTATACAGATACCTTTCCCACCAAAAATACCAGTAATTGACACACTAATTAACAATTGCTTTGGATGATATGAGATTGAGAATGGAAAGGGGAAAAACTACCCGATTAACAATTGCTTGGGTGTGTGATAAGAGATTTATACCTTGTGATCCTTTCAGCGCAAAAATAACAGGATTGTCCTAGATTGGATGGCCGGAACGGATCACAGCCATAGCGCCTCTATAGATGACGTGCGTGGCCCCAGAGAAGATGAGAGCTGCCCATATGATACCTTCTGCCGTGGAGGGAGAGTTGCGGTTGCCAGGacgccgcagcgccgctgctGGTTCGTGCGGCCAGTGACCGGAGCGGTCGCATGCTGCCGCCATCACCGCCTAGCCCGTTAGCCTCAAAAACCTccatgagagaaagaaaggctGGAGTGAATGTGAAATTCAGCTTGTCAGCCTAAAAAGCCTCCTTAAGAGAAAGAAAGGCATGAGTGAATGTGAAATTAATGTGTTGAAAGCGGACATAAACATATGACGAGAACTTATTGTGGTGTATTTATTATCACATGACCTTCATTTGCGGAAGTAAATATGATGAGGATTTTACGCTTCTATGATTTCGACACTGGTGCGTTGAATACTATTCAACACAATGTGAGCAGAATAGACAATAGGGGGGGTCGCGTTCAAATCCTAGTCAAACTCTGTGTGAGTGCAGAGGGGCAGCAGAAGTGTCGAGATTACCAAGCTAATTACCCACAAGCATTTCACCGAATATCTTATGTACATATATCAAACCAGTTCTATAGTTTCGATTCTTCAAACATAGTGATGTCCAAACTTTCCAAATGAAAACATATTTGCAGACACTAGCTCACTAACACATCAATTCTCATCATCAACATATCAAAGAACCCATGAATACATCATGTGCCAATCTCATCCATACACCATGAACTTGAACGAAATGACACCAATAGCAAGCAAGATTCCATAAAGGCCCAATTTCTATTCATCCAATCAGTGTTCTTCAGTGGTGTGCTGTCCAGTTGAATATAAGTTGTGCATCTTCATCTTAAAGAAAAACTTAATTTGATGAAAAGAAGTACTCACTCGCTTTGCTGAAATTACCAATCTCACATTAAAACCGTATGATTCTTTGCCAAGAAAGAGTATCATATAAATTTTTCTGTAAAGGGTGCGATTTCTGACTAATTTCTACCAAATATCATCCAGGCTAGGCCTGGAGATCTTATAGAAACTTGGGCTACTTATCTACTAGGCCGAATCTATAGCTTAGTTATATATGATCcaataattataaaatttttattacaactcaatcatataatgattagtccactataaaaatttcattatAATTGGACGACaaaaactgtagctataaattaattacagaaaaaaaaatatctaaagctatagcaaaaaaaattgttctaAAATATACCATATAATATGGTCACTGCGTAGATCTACTTATGTGGAGTCCaataaaattaaattttcctttttatataatttattataattttttaaagatttagttgaaataaacataaaaaaaaagagaaaaactgcTGCCACCTCACGGCTTCATTGTTCaggaaaaaaatatttggcCTAAAGTTGAGGGGGacaaaaacaacttttttttctccttATTTACTTACTATTCTTCACATAGAGGCCTATAAAGGCCCGGCCCAACCTGACAGTCGAGCACACAATCTCCACCGTGGAAGGGAAGAGGAGACTGGAAGATTGGAAGTTCCACCCAGCAACTCCAAAACCCTTtgcctccttcttcctccgcggcggcggccatggacaAGGACGTGCTGGGCGGCGTGGACGGCCTCGCCGAGGTGACCGCCATTGTTGAACTGCTCGATATCCGTGACAGGTTCGAGGACTACCCATGCGCACCTCTCCCTGATGACACCAGTTGTTGATGGGTGGTCTCTTGTCGTTAGTTTCCGAGAAAAAATACTTTCAATTGATTGGCGTGCTTACGCCGTGCGCTTGGTATAAGTTCATGTGATTTGCACCTTGCGCGTCCCAAATCATGCGGATTTGCTAGGCGTTTGGCTGCGGACGACTGTACAATTGCTGCTCAGTGATAAATAGCAGTTTAGTCTGTCCGAGTGGTATAGGAGTAGAAAATCGCGGTTGGGAAATGGGATGGTTATATCGTTATGTTCAGAAGCTGCCAAACTATCAAGTGAATTGGAAAACCAAGAGTTTCTAGGCTTCAAAAAAATGAACTGTTTTCTAACCTTTAGCCACTGTGGGCCACAATTGGTATCTCTGCATTCCTTCTGTTTTCTGATCTGTAGATTCTAGGTGCTGAGCTATTTGCGTGTCCAGTTCTTTCGCATTAGATTTGTTGGTCAGGGGTTCTAGGCTCAAGGCAAAACCGCCATGATTGTACATTCCTGTGCTTTTGGTTTTGAGAGAGCTTGGATTATTGTGCAGAGCTATTGGGTAAGAGTATGTCATCCTTCTGGATAATTCACAATTGTGCACACGAATTGCTCATTGATTAATTATAGTTTACAGCATTTAAGATACCTAGAAAAATGCAAGTTTTGTTTATAATCGAAATGCAAATTTTGGTGTTATCCTGTTGCCTGAGACTACTGCTAGACGTGATAATGTGAAGCCACTCAAAGGTGTGGAGAAATTAGGATGGACGATCGAACAGAAGAATATTTAAGTAGAACAAATTAATGTATCCACAAATAATGTAATACTTTACTTAATTTTAAGTGCTGTTTCCTCATCCCCCCTGTCTAACCCAAAACTCCTGGGTAGCTCATTGAATCCTTCTCAGCTTTTGTATCTGTCAAAGTGCATATCTAGAACACTAACATATATTTGCTCTACCACGTTTCAGTCTGAGAATATACAATTCCCTGGTGGAGAGGTGCTTGAGCGACTGTGTGGACACTTCCCACCGCAAGACCTTGGACAAGCAAGAGGAGTCATGTGTCCGTGGTTGCGTCAACCGTGGTTGCGTCAAGAAGTTCCTGAAGCACTCCATGAGGGTTGGCATGAGGTTCGCAGAGATTAACAAGGTCGTGGCCACCCCTGACTAACCGTGTCGATTTTGTTGCCCCTGCCAAGATTCTAACCGTGGAGATTTTGTCAGCATGTGATGCTCAAATGATCTTAGCACTTCTTGCGATATGCAACTCGGTTAGGTGGCAACGTATGCTATGGAAACCAGCCTGctgtgaaaacccgtgcaaaccacgataaaaaagtcgtctaaatttaccaaaaaaattacacatgcagatgatatgatgacacacgatcttgtaaaatatcttgtccaaactcgacttcgtttgtgagatataaaaataacaaatttctaacaaatcatctgacagctttctgggttgaaatttgttatttttatatcttacaaacgaagtcgagtttggacaaaatattttacaaggttgtgtatcatcatatcatcagcatgtgtgatttttttgatgaatttagacgacttttttatcgtggtttgcacgggttttcacagCAGGCTGGTTTCCATAGCATACGTTGCCCGGTTAGGTTGCCTCTTCAACAAACTGCTGGGTATGAAATTGAGTAAAAAATTACCTTGAACCAACTCTGTATCCATTCATACTTGAGTAACTTGCTAGCTGCCGAGAAGAGTTTGGGTTCATGTTTCACACTTGAATCAGCACTCAGCAGATTTTGAGCCACATAAGTGCATATTATGATCGCTACAGCCGGGTATTGTTTGTAATGTGGACAGCATGGTTCAAGATCTGTAAAGGCAACTTTCTTCTTGCCCTCTCTTAAGGCATCTGCCTTCTTTGGCAGCAAAGGATGCTGGACCATGCACATGAGCTCATCATGCCATGAACTGATGCACTTGGAATTGGAATTTGTGAGACAAAGGGGGCAGGATCCAGCACATGTATTGTGTTCTGGGGCGGTACATGTATTGACCGTCGGATCGCGCCGTCAATGGCTCGGATCAAGCTGCCGACCCCAGTTGCCATTGGAGAGGACCGAGAGGTTCACAATGGTTTGGACGTGATCACCTTTGGCTTCTCATGGTCATGAAGCTTGGCCATGGGCAATTTGGGCAGGTTGGCCCGCGGCCACCTTGTGCCCACTACCCGCTGTGTGAGTGTGACCATCCAAGTTGGCGTGTTGTTTTCTCATGTGGAGCCAGCAGGGCGGACAGCGGCATGATCCATGGCGAAGGTGCAGGACAGATCTCCAATATCTCATTTGGAGCTGCATGGCATGGCGTGTGTCGGTGACTCGGTGCTGTAGCACTGTACCCTGCCTTACTGA
The nucleotide sequence above comes from Panicum virgatum strain AP13 chromosome 3K, P.virgatum_v5, whole genome shotgun sequence. Encoded proteins:
- the LOC120699855 gene encoding mitochondrial import inner membrane translocase subunit Tim9-like; the protein is MDKDVLGGVDGLAEVTAIVELLDIRDSLRIYNSLVERCLSDCVDTSHRKTLDKQEESCVRGCVNRGCVKKFLKHSMRVGMRFAEINKVVATPD
- the LOC120701568 gene encoding uncharacterized protein LOC120701568, producing MNEWQYRSCIAFQSILVQCMRGSTAALMAAAALLLSPALLMLRLVSPAEAPDAYEQETRRMFAEWKAKYRKTYKYAGEEECRYAVFKEARRRVARAHAAGVTTSGLSGHASEEVFVGYGGGPRMEERAYEEETRRIFAGWKARHGKAYRDAGEEECRYNLFKANRRVVVGLNAAAADGETSPAAYGLNQFGDLTNEEVRESCGGRGGEMMGKLSARCRAAVAGDTIHELIRSQLR